Part of the Alphaproteobacteria bacterium genome is shown below.
CGCCGGATCGGCCGCGCCCGCAAGCGCGTTCATCTCGGCATAGGCCGCGAAGGCGCGTGCTGGATCGCCCGCCTTGTCGGCCAGCCGCCCGATCAACGCCAAGCGCCGCGCCGGAACCTCGTCCGTCGGAATCGCCAGCGCCGCCGCCAGCGCTTCGCCCGCGCGGCCCTCGCGGTCGAGCGCAAGGGCGTTGAGATAGGGCAGGTCCAGCCCCCTCTCCGTCGCCTCGGCGATCAATGCGGGCAGGCGATCGAGCCGGTTGCCGCGCTCGAGCATCTGCCCGCGCTCCAGCCAGGAGGCTTCGTGCGAGGGCGCCCGGCGATAGAGGCTTTCCGCCTCGTCGTAGCGCACCAGAGCGGAAAGGGCCCGTGCGAGATCGAGCAGGACCGGCGAATCGCCCGGAAGATGGCCGGCCGCGGACAGCAAGGCGGCCGCCGCTTCGTCGGCGCGTCCAACCTGGGCCAGCGCCCCGGCGAAGTTGAATCGAACGCCGATCTCGCCGGGCCTCAGAGCCGCCGCCCTGGACAGCGCCGCCAGCGCTCCTTCGACATCCCCGGCGGAACGGCGCGCATTGCCGAGATTGTTCCAGATTTCCCAGTCGTCCGGCGCCGCCGCGACCACCGCCTCGTAGCGCTCCGCCGCCTCGGCATGGCGGCCGAGCGCCTGCAGCCGATAGCCCTCGGCGCGCAACCGACCGATGTCCGTCACAGCCTATAGCCGAGCCGCTCGGCCCAGGGGGCGAGGATCGGCAGCACCGGGGCCATCTGCGCGCGGTAGCGCTCCCAGCGACCGACCGAGCGGGCGTAGAGCGGCTCGGTCACCTGCTTGTAGCTGGCGGTGGCGATATGCGTCCGCTTGGCGGCGGCGGCCTGGTTGTCTAGCACGCGTTCGTCCCAGGGAAGGCCGAGGAAATCGAGCAGCGCACGCATCTCCGTTTCCGGATCGGCGATCAGCCTTTCGTAGCGCAGGCTATGGACGTGGATCGGAAGCAGGCTGCTCGCCCGGGTCCAGGAGTCGAGGACGATGTCGTAGAGCCGGGCCGCCCCTTCCAGCGTGGTGAAGCAGCGCATCGCCCGGTTGAGGGTGAAATTGGACGTGAAGCAGCTCAGCACCGCGTCGCACGGATGGCGCTCGACGAAGACGATCCTGGCCTCGGGGAACAGGCGGTGGATCAGCGCCACGCGCGCCATGTGAAGCGGGAATTTGTCGACGATCGTCTGGCCCGGGGCCGGAGGGGAAAGGGCGCGCAGGCGCTGGAAGTAGAGCGAGCGGAGGCCGTTCGCCTCGGCGTCGGTGAGCGAGGCGAGCCGCGCGTGCCCGCCAAGCGCCGCCTCGACCTCGGCGAGCGGCGGCATCTCTTCCAGCACGTGCAGCTGGGGGAGGTTCATCAGCAGCGTGTCGAGAAGGGTCGTTCCCGAGCGCGGGAAGCCCAGGACGAAGATCGGCGGCGGCGGATCGCGGTCCAGCGCCAGCGCCGGCCAGGAGGCGACCCACTCGGGCGTCAGCAGAGCGGCGTTGGCGCCCACTTCGGCGGCATAATCGGGGCCGAAATCCATCCCGGCCTTGGCGGCGAGCGCAGCCCGGTTCATCTCCGCGAAGGACTCGAAGGCGCGCGCGCTGTCTCCCAGCCGGTCGGCGATCTCGCCAATCAGCTGCGCCTTGCGCATCGGATCGATCGAAAGGGGGGTCGCCTCGGCCAGCGGCAGCGCCTCGGCGAAGCGGCCTTGCCGGCGCAGCGCCCAGGCGCGAAGGAACCCGGCCTCCGCGCCTCCCGGCCCCTGCTTCCCGGCGAGATCGGCGAGCGCGGCCAGATCGTCCGTGCGGTTGAGGCTTTCGAGGAGGATGCCGAGCTCGAGATAGGGGCCGATGTCTTTGGGATCGAGGCGGATCGCCTGGCGGAAAGCGGCTTCCGCCGCCGCGAAATCGCCCGCCGCCGCTTCGGCGAGGCCGAGCTCGCTCTGCACGCGGGGGATTTCGGGGGAAAGGCGCGCCGCTTCGCGCATCAGCGCCCGCCGCTCGTCGACGCGCTCGCCGCGGTCGAGCACGCCCGAAAGATTGAGCACCATCTCGATCATGTCGGGCCGAAGCCGGATCGCTTGCCTCAGCGCCGCGGCCGCGCGCCCCGTGTCGCCGAGCGCCGAGCGAACATTGCCGAGGTTGTTCCAGCTCTCCCAATCGCCGGGCGTGGCGCGGACCACATCCTCGTAGGCGGCGGCGGCTTCGGCGTGCCGGCCCTGCTGCTGCCAGGCATAAGCGGCGATCCGGCGAAGGCGCGGGTCCGCCCCGCCCGCCTCGCAGATCCGCGCCGCCTCCGGCGCATCGCCCGAATCGAGCACGGCCGCCGCGAGATTGCAGCGCGCGGCGGAATCCCCGGGCCGAGCGTCCAGGGCGCGGCGGAAATGCGGGATTGCGCCTTTCGGATCTCCTGCCTGGGCGGCGGCGAGGCCGGCGAAGGCGCTGAGCTCGACATTGCCCGGATCGACGGCGAGCGCGGCCTCTGCCGCCGCGCGCGCCCCTGCGAGGTCGCCGCGGCGGTAGCGCTCGAGCGCCGGGGCGAGGCTTGGCGGTGGCGGGCTCATGCCGGCCTCGCGACGTCGAACGCCACCGTCATCCGCTCGCCGGCCTCGAACGGCACCGTCCCGTGCCACATGGTCGATGGAAAGAGGACCAGCCGCCCCGGCTTCGGCTCCACGTAACGGAACGGC
Proteins encoded:
- a CDS encoding tetratricopeptide repeat protein yields the protein MSPPPPSLAPALERYRRGDLAGARAAAEAALAVDPGNVELSAFAGLAAAQAGDPKGAIPHFRRALDARPGDSAARCNLAAAVLDSGDAPEAARICEAGGADPRLRRIAAYAWQQQGRHAEAAAAYEDVVRATPGDWESWNNLGNVRSALGDTGRAAAALRQAIRLRPDMIEMVLNLSGVLDRGERVDERRALMREAARLSPEIPRVQSELGLAEAAAGDFAAAEAAFRQAIRLDPKDIGPYLELGILLESLNRTDDLAALADLAGKQGPGGAEAGFLRAWALRRQGRFAEALPLAEATPLSIDPMRKAQLIGEIADRLGDSARAFESFAEMNRAALAAKAGMDFGPDYAAEVGANAALLTPEWVASWPALALDRDPPPPIFVLGFPRSGTTLLDTLLMNLPQLHVLEEMPPLAEVEAALGGHARLASLTDAEANGLRSLYFQRLRALSPPAPGQTIVDKFPLHMARVALIHRLFPEARIVFVERHPCDAVLSCFTSNFTLNRAMRCFTTLEGAARLYDIVLDSWTRASSLLPIHVHSLRYERLIADPETEMRALLDFLGLPWDERVLDNQAAAAKRTHIATASYKQVTEPLYARSVGRWERYRAQMAPVLPILAPWAERLGYRL